In a genomic window of Candidatus Moranella endobia PCIT:
- the trpS gene encoding tryptophan--tRNA ligase, translating into MSKQIVFSGAQPSGELTIGNYIGALRQWISMQDDYDCIYCIVDLHAITSLQDTQKLRKATLDCLALYLACGIDPSRSIVFIQSHVPEHSQLGWLLNCYTYFGELNRMNQFKDKSARNTANINVGLFDYPVLMAADILLYQTNYVPVGADQKQHVELSRDIAKRFNILYGDIFTMPDPFIPKSGARVMSLLNPTKKMSKSDDNRSNVITLLEDPKSVGKKLKRAVTDTDKPSIIYYDQVAKPGISNLLDILSGVTCIPLAELEQEFVGKMYCHLKMAVADAVSEMLASLQNRYHALRTEESYLIRVLGDGAEKASAQASVTLDKVHEALGFVSKK; encoded by the coding sequence ATGAGTAAACAGATTGTATTTAGTGGCGCACAACCTTCAGGAGAATTGACCATTGGTAACTATATTGGTGCGTTGCGTCAGTGGATTAGTATGCAGGATGATTATGATTGCATTTATTGTATTGTTGACCTGCATGCCATCACCTCTCTTCAAGATACTCAGAAGTTGCGTAAAGCAACGCTTGACTGTCTAGCGCTTTATTTAGCTTGCGGTATTGATCCGTCTAGAAGTATAGTGTTCATTCAGTCGCACGTACCAGAGCATAGCCAACTTGGTTGGTTATTGAATTGTTATACTTATTTTGGTGAACTGAATCGGATGAACCAGTTTAAGGATAAATCTGCTCGCAACACTGCCAACATTAACGTTGGACTGTTTGATTATCCAGTGCTAATGGCTGCCGATATTCTGCTTTATCAGACAAATTATGTACCGGTTGGTGCAGATCAGAAACAGCATGTAGAGCTAAGCCGAGATATTGCCAAGCGTTTCAATATTCTTTATGGCGACATTTTTACTATGCCTGATCCTTTTATTCCTAAATCTGGCGCAAGAGTGATGTCATTACTAAATCCAACTAAAAAGATGTCTAAATCAGATGATAACCGCAGTAATGTTATTACTCTACTAGAAGATCCTAAATCTGTTGGCAAGAAATTAAAGCGTGCGGTAACCGATACCGACAAACCATCGATCATATATTACGATCAAGTAGCTAAACCAGGTATTTCCAATTTACTGGATATTCTATCTGGCGTAACGTGCATACCGTTGGCTGAGCTAGAACAGGAGTTTGTCGGCAAAATGTATTGTCATCTCAAAATGGCGGTAGCTGATGCGGTATCAGAAATGCTAGCCTCGTTACAGAACCGCTACCATGCGCTACGCACTGAAGAATCATATCTAATTCGCGTATTAGGCGATGGAGCAGAAAAAGCCAGCGCTCAGGCCAGCGTAACCTTAGATAAGGTACATGAAGCATTGGGTTTTGTTTCCAAAAAATAA
- the lptD gene encoding LPS assembly protein LptD, producing MKHSLALLLLASLIGSVFYQSAQAALAEQCSVGFLDDNKLIANGDLNKQPVQQAKPATTHEQKHAMFSNNSEIQQRKMTLTANELQLTQRRLDQNKTPLCTITATGNVNYASNEIKLHGTKAWFNLNNKDIDVNHGYYYMVGRPGRGDAAAMKRRGNRYTILENGSFTSCIKGDNSWSLVSSEFIHDKHWQCAKIWNARFKIGKVPVFYSPYLQIPVGDKRRSGLMIPHAKYGSHHGLEFSTPYYLNLAPNYDATITPKYLSKRGIQMQTELRYLTIWGKGLFEFDWLPKERFYRSDNASDDHHRNRWLLHWHHNGVQDKVWRLNVDYTKVSDYNYFDDLDSKYGSTTDGYAIQKFSLGYTKENLDAALSYKQFQLFDKSSAAYNAAPQLDLTYYKHDLGPFNLKVFSQAAKFTNLNQYYPESYRLHIEPTLNLPITNSWGKLSTETKLMATHYYQENIDDYNKNISTGRHLKGVINRVLPQFKTDGSLVFERNMNYAPKYMQTLEMRLQYLYVPYRYQNDIGVYDSTILQTNYYGMFSDRTYSGLDRISSANQLMNSFTTRIYDAQYAERLNASVSKIYYFSPPSTGDITSTWNNIGSWVWAGDSSWRISNQWGVRGNLQYESCLNRFTLGHAVLEYKCNNNRILQLNYRYVSKQYLEKLCSGISHNGYTQGISQVGVIGIWPLVKRLSIVGAYYHDHNTNQPTNQLISLQYNNCCWAINMNYERKITGWNTTNSASNYDNKVSFKIELRGLNSNSGLVKNQMLISGMLPNPISEM from the coding sequence ATGAAACACAGTTTAGCCTTGCTGCTGCTTGCCAGCCTTATTGGGTCAGTCTTTTACCAGTCGGCACAAGCAGCTCTTGCGGAGCAATGTTCTGTTGGTTTTTTGGACGATAATAAACTTATAGCAAATGGCGATCTTAATAAGCAGCCAGTGCAACAGGCAAAACCAGCTACAACGCATGAACAAAAACATGCAATGTTTAGTAATAACTCTGAAATTCAGCAGAGAAAAATGACGCTAACTGCCAATGAATTACAGCTGACACAGAGGCGCTTAGATCAAAATAAAACGCCTCTGTGTACCATTACTGCTACCGGCAATGTCAATTATGCGAGCAATGAGATTAAACTGCATGGTACCAAAGCTTGGTTTAATCTCAATAACAAAGATATCGATGTCAATCATGGTTATTACTATATGGTTGGTCGACCAGGCCGTGGCGACGCGGCTGCAATGAAACGACGTGGTAATCGCTACACGATATTAGAAAACGGCAGTTTTACCTCCTGTATAAAAGGAGACAATAGCTGGAGTTTGGTTAGTTCAGAGTTTATTCATGACAAACATTGGCAATGTGCCAAGATTTGGAACGCTCGCTTCAAAATTGGTAAAGTACCGGTATTCTACAGTCCTTATTTACAAATACCAGTAGGTGACAAACGTCGTTCCGGATTGATGATTCCCCATGCTAAATACGGCAGTCATCATGGCTTGGAGTTCAGCACGCCCTACTACCTGAATCTGGCGCCCAACTACGACGCTACAATAACTCCTAAATACCTGAGTAAACGTGGTATCCAGATGCAGACCGAGTTACGCTACCTAACTATTTGGGGAAAGGGGCTGTTTGAATTTGACTGGCTGCCCAAAGAACGGTTTTACCGTAGTGATAACGCTAGTGATGATCATCACCGCAACCGCTGGTTGCTTCATTGGCATCACAACGGGGTCCAGGATAAAGTTTGGCGTTTAAACGTCGATTACACCAAAGTTAGCGACTACAATTATTTCGATGATCTTGATTCAAAGTATGGTAGTACCACCGATGGTTACGCCATACAAAAATTTAGTTTAGGCTATACCAAGGAAAATTTGGACGCCGCACTATCTTATAAGCAGTTTCAGTTGTTTGACAAAAGCAGCGCTGCCTACAACGCAGCGCCCCAGTTAGATTTGACTTACTATAAACACGACCTTGGTCCTTTTAACCTAAAAGTATTCAGTCAGGCAGCAAAATTTACCAACCTCAACCAATACTATCCCGAATCCTACCGATTGCATATCGAGCCCACGCTCAACCTGCCAATCACCAACAGTTGGGGGAAGCTGAGTACCGAAACTAAGCTGATGGCTACCCATTATTATCAGGAAAATATAGATGATTATAACAAAAATATTTCTACTGGTCGCCATTTGAAGGGGGTTATCAACCGCGTTTTGCCGCAGTTCAAAACAGATGGTTCGCTGGTGTTTGAGCGCAATATGAATTACGCGCCAAAGTACATGCAAACGCTGGAGATGCGACTGCAGTACCTATATGTCCCTTATCGTTACCAAAACGATATTGGTGTTTATGACTCCACAATCCTTCAAACCAACTACTACGGCATGTTCAGTGATCGTACCTACAGTGGCCTTGACCGTATTTCTTCTGCCAACCAATTGATGAATAGCTTTACTACCAGAATTTATGACGCGCAATATGCAGAACGGTTAAACGCCTCCGTTAGTAAAATTTATTACTTCTCACCGCCAAGTACTGGTGATATCACCAGTACTTGGAATAATATTGGCAGCTGGGTATGGGCGGGAGATAGCTCCTGGCGTATCAGTAACCAGTGGGGAGTACGCGGTAACTTACAATATGAATCATGTCTAAACCGCTTTACGCTTGGCCATGCGGTGTTAGAGTATAAGTGTAACAATAATCGTATACTACAGCTAAACTACCGTTACGTAAGTAAGCAATATCTTGAAAAGTTATGTTCAGGTATTAGCCATAACGGCTATACACAAGGCATTTCGCAAGTTGGAGTCATTGGCATTTGGCCGCTTGTTAAGCGATTGTCGATTGTCGGAGCATATTATCACGATCATAATACCAACCAGCCAACTAATCAACTTATCAGCCTGCAATATAATAACTGCTGCTGGGCGATAAATATGAACTATGAGCGGAAGATCACCGGCTGGAATACTACAAATAGTGCAAGTAATTATGATAATAAGGTATCATTTAAAATTGAACTGCGTGGTTTGAACAGTAATTCTGGCCTAGTTAAAAACCAGATGCTGATATCGGGTATGTTACCCAATCCAATCAGCGAAATGTAG
- the cspE gene encoding transcription antiterminator/RNA stability regulator CspE — MSHTNKVTGLVKWFDAGKGFGFITPTDGSRDVFVHFSAIQSNNFKTLDEGQRVEFTIEQGQKGPSAANVVAL, encoded by the coding sequence ATGTCTCACACTAACAAAGTTACTGGATTAGTCAAATGGTTTGATGCTGGTAAAGGTTTTGGTTTCATCACCCCTACTGACGGCAGCAGGGATGTATTTGTGCATTTTTCTGCCATCCAAAGCAATAATTTTAAAACTTTGGACGAAGGCCAGCGCGTAGAATTTACCATTGAGCAGGGTCAAAAAGGACCTTCTGCGGCTAATGTAGTTGCCCTGTAA
- the rho gene encoding transcription termination factor Rho, with amino-acid sequence MNLTELKNTPVSELVTIGDNIGLENLARLRKQDIIFTILKQHAKSGEDIFGDGVLEILQDGFGFLRSSDSSYLAGPDDIYVSPSQIRRFNLRTGDTISGKIRPPKDGERYFALLKVNKVNYEKPENARNKILFENLTPLHTNSRLCMERGNGSTEDLTTRVLDLASPIGRGQRGLIVAPPKAGKTILLQNIAQSIAYNYSDCVLMVLLIDERPEEVTEMQRLVNGEVIASTFDEPASRHVQVAEMVIEKAKRLVEHKKDVMILLDSITRLARAYNTVVPASGKVLTGGVDANALHRPKRFFGAARNMEEGGSLTIIATALIDTGSKMDEVIYEEFKGTGNMELHLSRKIAEKRVFPAIDYNRSGTRKEELLTTKEELQKMWILRKIIHPMSEIDAMEFLINKLVMTKTNEEFFDMMKCS; translated from the coding sequence ATGAACCTTACCGAATTAAAAAATACGCCAGTTTCAGAACTAGTTACTATTGGCGATAATATAGGACTGGAAAACCTGGCCCGCCTGCGTAAACAAGACATCATCTTTACCATCCTTAAGCAGCATGCCAAGAGTGGTGAAGATATCTTCGGCGATGGTGTACTGGAAATTTTGCAGGACGGATTCGGCTTTCTTCGCTCTAGCGACAGTTCATACCTTGCAGGTCCAGATGATATTTACGTTTCTCCTAGCCAAATTCGCCGTTTTAACCTGCGTACCGGGGACACAATTTCCGGCAAGATTCGTCCACCGAAAGATGGAGAACGCTACTTTGCACTACTAAAAGTTAACAAAGTAAACTACGAAAAACCGGAAAATGCCCGTAACAAAATTCTGTTTGAAAACCTAACACCACTGCACACCAATTCGCGCTTATGCATGGAGCGTGGTAATGGCTCGACTGAAGATCTAACTACGCGCGTTCTTGATCTAGCATCACCTATTGGCCGCGGTCAGCGAGGCCTGATTGTAGCGCCACCGAAAGCTGGTAAAACAATTCTACTACAAAATATAGCTCAAAGTATCGCTTATAATTATTCCGACTGCGTGTTAATGGTACTGCTGATTGATGAGCGTCCGGAAGAAGTGACAGAGATGCAGCGTCTGGTGAACGGTGAAGTCATAGCGTCTACATTTGATGAGCCAGCTTCTCGTCACGTACAGGTAGCAGAGATGGTTATAGAAAAAGCAAAGCGTCTGGTTGAGCATAAAAAAGACGTTATGATATTGTTAGATTCAATTACCCGGCTCGCGCGCGCCTACAACACCGTTGTACCAGCTTCAGGCAAGGTATTAACCGGTGGTGTCGACGCCAACGCCCTGCATCGTCCGAAGCGTTTCTTTGGTGCTGCGCGTAATATGGAAGAAGGCGGTAGTCTGACTATTATTGCAACTGCTCTTATCGATACTGGCTCGAAGATGGACGAAGTGATTTACGAAGAATTTAAAGGAACAGGTAACATGGAATTACATTTATCACGGAAAATAGCTGAGAAACGAGTTTTTCCAGCAATCGATTACAACCGCTCTGGTACTCGTAAGGAAGAATTACTAACAACCAAGGAAGAGCTACAGAAAATGTGGATACTACGTAAAATTATTCATCCAATGAGTGAAATTGATGCGATGGAATTTCTGATTAACAAGTTGGTTATGACCAAAACCAATGAGGAATTTTTCGATATGATGAAATGTTCGTAA
- the rsmA gene encoding 16S rRNA (adenine(1518)-N(6)/adenine(1519)-N(6))-dimethyltransferase RsmA, producing the protein MNNRIYYQGHLTRKRFGQHFLHDILIIDAIVAAICPEPGQAIVEIGPGLGALTKPVAQHIDSMTVIELDRDLIARLDQHPSLHTKLNILQQDVMKVDFGALATKLGRQLRVFGNLPYNISTQLIFRLFSYTYAIFDMHFMLQKEVVKRMIAGPNSKAYGRLSVIAQYYCNIIPVLEVPPIAFCPVPKVYSTLVRLVPYDKLPFPIRDVRKLSLLTSLAFNQRRKTLRNSLGKLFSTQQLEEQGIDTTMRAENVSVEHYYRLANLLAARHC; encoded by the coding sequence ATGAATAACCGTATCTATTATCAGGGGCATCTAACTCGTAAACGTTTCGGTCAGCACTTTCTGCACGATATCTTGATTATTGATGCTATTGTTGCCGCCATTTGTCCTGAGCCAGGCCAGGCAATAGTTGAGATAGGCCCTGGCCTGGGCGCTCTGACCAAGCCGGTAGCACAGCATATCGATAGTATGACAGTTATAGAGCTTGACCGTGATTTGATCGCCCGTTTGGACCAACATCCTTCTTTACATACTAAGCTCAATATCCTGCAGCAGGACGTGATGAAGGTAGATTTCGGTGCTCTGGCCACCAAACTTGGTCGGCAGCTGCGGGTATTCGGCAATCTGCCCTACAATATTTCTACGCAGCTTATTTTTCGACTATTCAGCTATACTTATGCCATTTTTGATATGCACTTCATGCTACAAAAAGAGGTAGTTAAACGTATGATTGCTGGCCCGAATAGTAAGGCTTACGGCAGGTTGAGCGTAATAGCCCAGTACTACTGTAATATTATCCCAGTGCTGGAAGTACCGCCGATTGCCTTCTGTCCGGTGCCGAAAGTTTATTCGACATTGGTCCGGTTGGTACCGTATGATAAGCTACCATTCCCAATCCGGGATGTGAGAAAACTATCTCTCTTGACCAGCTTAGCATTTAATCAGCGCCGTAAGACACTACGTAATAGCTTGGGTAAGCTTTTTAGTACACAACAGTTGGAGGAACAAGGTATCGACACAACTATGCGTGCGGAAAATGTAAGTGTTGAACATTATTATAGGTTGGCTAATCTGCTGGCGGCGCGCCATTGTTAA
- the lpoB gene encoding penicillin-binding protein activator LpoB yields MNKIVLIAALVLTSCTNRYPNMPQANIDPATQLLIQLPPAVTNNQVTTPKIKTIDWQASMLPIVQQMLLVEGINYGSVIMINNMKNVTNGSVQTGLATATLTSLIAQNCGKKFQIVCAEKLNAVRKMLGLSSDDSFDSRSKAAGIARYLNAHYVLYSAASGNVKEPTLDLQLIEVPTGEIIWSGRNVTHNSYS; encoded by the coding sequence ATGAACAAGATCGTCTTAATCGCAGCACTAGTATTGACTAGCTGCACTAACAGATATCCAAATATGCCACAGGCAAATATAGATCCAGCGACTCAACTGTTAATACAGCTGCCACCGGCGGTAACTAACAATCAGGTTACCACGCCAAAGATTAAAACGATTGACTGGCAAGCGAGCATGTTGCCCATAGTACAGCAAATGTTGTTAGTAGAAGGGATAAACTACGGCAGTGTTATCATGATAAATAATATGAAAAATGTCACTAATGGCAGCGTACAAACCGGTCTAGCTACTGCTACTCTTACCAGCCTAATTGCGCAGAACTGCGGTAAAAAATTTCAGATTGTTTGTGCTGAAAAACTAAATGCTGTGCGCAAGATGTTGGGACTGTCCTCGGATGACAGTTTTGATTCTCGCAGTAAAGCCGCTGGGATAGCGCGTTATCTAAACGCCCATTATGTACTATATAGCGCTGCAAGTGGTAATGTTAAGGAACCAACACTAGATCTTCAACTAATAGAGGTGCCAACCGGGGAAATTATTTGGTCCGGTCGTAACGTTACTCATAATAGTTATAGTTAA
- the hinT gene encoding purine nucleoside phosphoramidase, with protein sequence MAEAEETIFCKIIRREIFADILYQDDLVTAFRDIRPKAPIHILIVTNLLIPTVNDVTAASEAAVGRFFTVAAKIAKQEGIDENGYRLIINCNHHGGQEVYHLHMHLLGGRPLGPLVS encoded by the coding sequence ATGGCTGAGGCTGAAGAAACCATTTTTTGTAAAATTATTCGGCGAGAAATTTTTGCTGATATTCTTTATCAGGACGATTTAGTTACTGCTTTTCGCGATATTCGCCCCAAAGCGCCTATACATATACTTATCGTGACTAACCTGCTGATTCCCACTGTCAATGATGTTACCGCTGCCTCAGAGGCAGCGGTAGGAAGGTTTTTTACCGTTGCGGCGAAAATTGCAAAACAAGAAGGTATTGATGAGAATGGCTACCGGCTAATTATTAATTGCAACCACCATGGTGGCCAGGAAGTGTATCATTTGCACATGCATCTTTTGGGCGGTAGGCCGCTTGGCCCGCTGGTATCGTGA
- the gap gene encoding type I glyceraldehyde-3-phosphate dehydrogenase: MTIRVGINGFGRIGRTVFRAAQERNNIEIVAINDLLDANYLAYMLKYDSTHGRFNGTIDVDSDHLVVNGKIIRCTAEQYPANLQWDAVGVEVVAEATGLFLTDDTARKHITAGAKKVVLTGPSKDHTPMFVMGVNHTSYNGQDIVSNASCTTNCLAPLAKVVNNNFGIVEALMTTVHAITANQKTVDGLSHKDWRGGRGAYQNIIPSATGAAKAVGKVIPELNGKLTGMSFRVPTPNVSIVDLTARLENPASYADICATIKQATIGELKGVMGYTDEYVVSTDFNGEKLTSIFDAKAGISLNNKFVKLVAWYDNETGYSNKLLDLISYITNNSA, translated from the coding sequence ATGACTATTAGAGTCGGTATCAACGGTTTTGGCCGTATAGGCCGTACTGTTTTCCGTGCGGCACAGGAACGTAACAACATTGAAATAGTGGCTATAAACGATTTGTTGGATGCTAATTATCTTGCATATATGTTGAAGTACGACTCGACACATGGTCGTTTCAACGGCACCATTGACGTAGATAGCGACCATCTGGTCGTAAACGGAAAAATCATTCGTTGTACCGCTGAGCAATATCCTGCTAATTTGCAGTGGGATGCAGTTGGAGTTGAAGTGGTCGCAGAAGCAACTGGTCTGTTCCTAACAGATGACACAGCTCGAAAACACATTACTGCTGGCGCCAAAAAAGTAGTGCTGACCGGACCATCTAAGGATCATACACCGATGTTCGTTATGGGAGTTAACCACACATCATATAATGGCCAGGATATTGTTTCTAATGCGTCCTGTACTACCAACTGCTTGGCTCCGCTGGCAAAAGTTGTAAACAACAATTTTGGTATCGTGGAAGCTCTGATGACTACGGTACACGCTATTACAGCCAATCAGAAAACTGTTGACGGGCTGTCTCATAAAGATTGGCGCGGCGGAAGAGGTGCGTATCAGAACATTATCCCGTCAGCGACTGGAGCAGCAAAAGCAGTAGGTAAAGTTATACCTGAGTTAAATGGTAAACTAACTGGTATGTCTTTCCGCGTCCCAACACCTAACGTTTCTATCGTCGACCTGACAGCGCGTCTGGAAAATCCTGCTTCGTATGCAGATATCTGTGCTACCATCAAGCAAGCAACGATCGGTGAGCTAAAAGGTGTGATGGGTTATACCGATGAATACGTGGTTTCAACCGATTTTAACGGCGAAAAATTAACCTCTATCTTCGACGCCAAAGCAGGTATTTCATTGAACAATAAATTTGTCAAATTGGTTGCTTGGTACGATAACGAAACTGGCTATTCTAATAAATTGTTGGATCTTATTTCCTATATAACCAATAATTCAGCTTAG
- the surA gene encoding peptidylprolyl isomerase SurA, which translates to MKHYNTLILVLAFGANSTLAMSQVIDQVAVVVDNGIVIESDVNSMLAAVMRGAQKFNQSLPAYATLRRQVCDQLIMDNIMFQLAQRANLTISNEQLDQNFDNISANNHMTNDQLRRHLVYDGIDYNTYRMKIYKNMLFCELRNSKVLRRIAIAPQEVNVLVPQIAYQTGNSAEFNLSQILIPLPENPTYDQLNKATALANYLVKLSKSRAIFTKLAITDSADQQPIKVGKMGWKKLEELPSLFVTRLQQGTQKEHIIDTIHSGVGFHILKVKDIRGCHQTITEIEVNLRHILLHTSMVITDQQVSFTLDDIASKIKSGHIGFNTAAKQLSEDPFSSPQGGNLGWSSTLALDPDFRAALRQLKINEVSTPVHSSFGWHLLQLIDIRKVVRTNVAQQDQSYRLQFNCRFAEESQTWMQEKRALAYVKIIDKYE; encoded by the coding sequence GTGAAACATTATAACACGTTGATCCTAGTCCTAGCTTTTGGTGCCAATAGCACCCTTGCTATGTCACAGGTCATTGATCAAGTTGCAGTCGTAGTAGACAACGGTATAGTAATTGAAAGCGATGTTAACAGTATGTTGGCTGCGGTAATGCGCGGCGCTCAGAAATTTAATCAATCTTTGCCGGCATATGCAACGCTGCGCCGCCAAGTTTGTGACCAGTTGATTATGGATAACATCATGTTTCAGCTTGCCCAGCGCGCTAACCTCACTATCAGCAATGAACAGCTAGATCAGAATTTCGATAATATCTCTGCCAATAACCACATGACTAACGATCAACTGCGCCGTCACTTAGTCTATGATGGCATCGACTACAATACTTACCGGATGAAAATTTATAAAAATATGCTATTTTGCGAATTGCGTAATAGCAAAGTTCTGCGGCGAATAGCCATTGCGCCGCAGGAAGTGAACGTGCTTGTGCCGCAGATCGCTTATCAAACTGGTAACAGCGCAGAATTCAATCTGAGTCAGATTCTGATTCCACTGCCAGAAAACCCAACATATGATCAGCTAAATAAAGCGACAGCTCTGGCCAATTATTTAGTAAAACTAAGTAAGAGCAGAGCAATATTCACCAAGTTGGCGATAACTGACTCAGCTGACCAACAGCCTATTAAAGTAGGTAAGATGGGCTGGAAAAAGCTCGAAGAGCTACCATCACTGTTTGTGACACGTTTGCAACAAGGCACTCAGAAAGAACATATTATCGACACAATTCATTCCGGCGTTGGTTTTCATATCTTGAAAGTGAAAGACATACGCGGATGCCATCAAACAATAACTGAAATAGAAGTTAATCTGCGTCACATTCTATTGCACACCTCTATGGTGATAACCGATCAACAAGTAAGTTTCACGCTTGATGATATAGCGTCGAAAATCAAGAGCGGCCATATTGGCTTCAACACTGCTGCTAAACAGCTTTCTGAGGACCCGTTTTCCTCGCCTCAGGGAGGTAATCTTGGCTGGAGTTCCACCTTGGCATTAGACCCTGATTTCCGCGCGGCGCTGCGGCAGCTAAAAATAAATGAAGTCAGCACGCCAGTGCATTCGTCTTTTGGCTGGCATCTGCTTCAATTGATCGACATACGTAAGGTAGTCCGTACCAACGTCGCCCAGCAAGACCAATCTTATCGGCTGCAGTTTAACTGCCGGTTTGCTGAAGAGTCGCAAACCTGGATGCAAGAAAAGCGTGCATTAGCCTATGTTAAAATTATCGATAAATATGAATGA
- the trxA gene encoding thioredoxin TrxA, which translates to MKDKIIILNDDSFDHYVQAQGLCLVDFWAEWCGPCKNMAPIIAEVADELDGKLTIAKLNIDENHTTAHKYSIRSIPALLLFRNGEVIATKIGIISKGQLKDFINENL; encoded by the coding sequence ATGAAAGATAAAATAATTATTTTGAATGATGACAGCTTTGATCATTACGTACAAGCACAGGGTTTGTGTTTAGTGGATTTTTGGGCCGAATGGTGTGGTCCTTGTAAGAACATGGCGCCTATTATAGCAGAAGTTGCTGATGAATTAGATGGTAAACTGACTATTGCTAAATTGAACATCGACGAGAATCATACAACTGCACATAAGTATAGTATCCGCAGTATTCCAGCCCTGTTGCTATTTCGTAATGGTGAAGTTATAGCTACTAAAATTGGCATAATATCCAAAGGACAGTTAAAAGATTTCATAAACGAAAATCTTTAG
- the pdxA gene encoding 4-hydroxythreonine-4-phosphate dehydrogenase PdxA, with translation MNDQQRIVITPGEPAGIGTDLIVALAQHAWPVELVICADPTLLAARARQLNMLLRLHQYLPDEPATPRPAGELTVLAIKAPAPVIAGELNADNSNYVIATLARACDGCLGGEFAALLTGPVHKGIINDCGLSFSSHTEYFAERCSRERVVMMLVTESLRVALMTTHLPLLAVSSAITSSSLAAVIKIIVNDLQQKFGIAQPCIYVCGLNPHAGEGGHLGREEIEVITPTLDALRTQHYNIVGPLPADTIFQPKYLQQADTVLAMYHDQGLPVLKYQGCGRAVNITLGLPFIRTSVAHGTAIELAGSGHADASSIKSALNLTIKLIK, from the coding sequence ATGAATGATCAGCAACGTATTGTAATTACCCCCGGTGAACCAGCCGGGATTGGTACCGATCTAATAGTGGCGCTAGCTCAGCATGCTTGGCCGGTAGAATTAGTGATTTGCGCCGATCCAACGCTACTAGCGGCGCGGGCGCGGCAGCTCAACATGTTACTGCGGCTACACCAATATCTTCCAGATGAGCCGGCTACACCTCGGCCTGCAGGGGAACTAACGGTGCTTGCCATCAAGGCGCCCGCGCCGGTTATTGCCGGCGAACTCAATGCTGACAATAGTAATTATGTGATAGCAACTCTAGCCCGCGCCTGCGATGGCTGCCTTGGCGGCGAGTTCGCAGCGCTGCTCACTGGTCCGGTGCATAAGGGTATCATTAACGATTGTGGTCTGTCGTTCAGTAGCCATACCGAATATTTTGCCGAACGCTGCAGCCGCGAGCGCGTGGTTATGATGTTAGTGACCGAGTCACTGCGTGTTGCTTTGATGACCACACACTTGCCGTTACTGGCGGTGTCGAGTGCAATTACCAGCTCTTCCCTGGCCGCAGTTATTAAGATTATAGTCAATGATCTTCAGCAAAAATTTGGCATCGCTCAGCCGTGCATCTATGTTTGTGGGCTGAACCCTCACGCCGGCGAAGGCGGCCATCTTGGACGGGAAGAAATCGAGGTGATAACACCTACCCTGGATGCATTGCGCACTCAACATTATAATATAGTCGGTCCTTTACCTGCCGACACTATATTTCAACCAAAATATTTGCAACAGGCGGATACTGTGCTCGCAATGTATCACGATCAGGGTCTGCCTGTGTTGAAGTATCAGGGATGCGGCAGAGCTGTTAATATTACGCTAGGGCTTCCATTTATTCGTACCTCCGTTGCTCATGGTACTGCCATTGAGCTAGCTGGATCGGGACATGCGGATGCTAGCAGCATAAAATCAGCTCTTAATCTAACTATCAAACTAATAAAATAA